The window AAAAAAAGTTTTAAAAGAGGTTAATAAATATAATTATCCTCTACCAGAATTATTACTTGAGCCAGGGAGATCAATTATTGGAACAGCAGGAACTACTCTTTATGAAATTGGAATGATCAAGGAAATTGAAAATATAAAAAAATATATAACAATAAATGGAGGTATGAGTGATAATATTAGACCTTCCTTATATGGGGCAGAATATGAGGCATTTTTAGCTAATAAAATGAATGCTGAACCTGAGGAAGAAGTAAGTATTGCTGGTAAATGTTGTGAAACTGGAGATATACTTATTAAGGATATTAAACTTCCAGTAAGTAAGAGAGGGGACATATTGGCAGTAACCTGTACAGGAGCTTACACTTATGCTTTGTCAAATAATTATAATGGTATACCTCGTCCAGCAATAGTTCTTGTAAATGAGGGAGAGGCTAATCTTATAGTAAAAAGAGAAAGTTATAAAGACTTAATAAAAAATGATGTTATTCCTGCAGGGTATTAAAAAGAGAATTAAGGAGATGATAGCTTAAATGTCTAAATTACAAAAAATAAAGTTAGCTCCTGGTGTAAAAGAAAATATGCTCAAACCAGAATTTTGGTTAGCAGATAATAAAAAAAATGAAGTTATGACTAAAAAAGAAATAAATGAATTTAATAAAATAATTTTTGAAAAGGCTAAAGAAAAGGGAAAAGAAGAAGAATTTTGTGAACTAAGCAATTATCCTGACATAATAACTGATAAAAATTTATATTCATTAATGGAAGATTATTCTCTTCCTGAAAAAATAAAAGAAAAAGATTATTATAATAAAAACTCAAAAAAAATATCCAAAAAAGAAAAAAAAGAATTAATTAAAAAAACTAATTTAGAAAATATAAAGAAAAACATTGAAGTTGATTTTGGGATTATAGTTAAAAGAGCAAATGTCAGATCTTTCCCTAGTAGTGAAATATATGCTAAAAGTCCTGAAACTATAGATCAGGATATATTACAACTTACTGCCTTATCAGTAGGCACATCATGTGCGATTTTACATTCAAGTAGTGATGAGAACTGGTATTTTATTCAGGCCAAAAGATATAGAGGGTGGGTAAAAAGAGATAAAATAGCAATTACAGAAAATAAAAAAGAAGCTTTAACTTATTTTGATACTGAGAGATTTTTAGTTGTTACAGAAAGCAGAGTAGAAACTGAACCCAATCCATTTGACAGACAAATATCTAATATTTTATTTCAAATGGGGGATAAAATTCCTCTTGTAAAAAATGAAGATTTACCAGACTCTATTCCTGAAAACAATGGACAGGCCCAATCACCTGAAGGAGCTTATGTCATCTGGCTTCCAGTAAAGGGAGAAAAAGAAAAGGTTAAATTTAAAAAAGCTTTAATTGCCAGGTCTAATGATTTAAATGAAGGATATCTTAGTTATACCAGAGAAAATTTGGTTAAACAGGCTTATAAACTTTTAGGTGAAAGATATGGTTGGGGAGGACTTTATAAAAGAAGAGATTGTTCACGTTTTATTATGGATGTTTATAGAACGGTTGGTATTCAAATTCCAAGAGATGCTGGTTTCCCTCAGGAAGAAATATCAGCTGGTAAGATCTATGAATTTAATGGTGATTTAAAAAACAGGAGAGAAGTTTTAGATAAATTAGAAGCTGGAGACCCAATATATATGAAAGGCCATGTTATGATGTATCTTGGAAAAGAAAAGGGAGAACATTACTTAATACATTCTGGTTCTGGTTATGGTAAATATGATAAAAATGGAGAATATAAAGCAATAACAGTTCATGGAGTTTTTGTAATGAAGGCAGAACAATTGATGAAAAGCAGTGAAAACACTTATTTAGAATCATTTAAATTAGCTAAAAAATTTCTGTTAGAAAACTAGAGGGAGGAATTTTTTTGAAAAATGAATTAAAAAAAGAAATCAGCCAATATCTAAAAAATAGAAAAGGAGACTATTCTCTCTATTATAAAGATTTATTGAATGAGGATGAATTAAAAATAAATGAAGATGAGATATTTTTGGCAGCCAGTGTTATTAAAATACCTATTATGATTGAATATTTTAGACAATTAGAAGCAGGTACTATTGATCCAAATGAACTTTTTATTATCCCTTCTTCTAAAAGAGTGGGAGGTTCAGGGATATTATCTGAACTTAGAAAAGATATTAAAATGAGTCTTTCAGAAATGATTTTATTAATGATTGTTTTAAGTGATAATACAGCTACAAATTTAGTTATTGAAAAACTTGGTATTAATAATATTAACAATTTTTTAGAAAACCGCAATTATGATAGTTGTTTAAAAAGAAAAATGATGGATTATGAATCAAGAAAAAAAGGGATAGAAAATTACATAAAAGCAGATGAGATTGGTGAAATTTTGCAAGATATTTATGAAAGTAATTTTTCAATAATTTCTAAAAAAAGTTGCGAAAAAATGTTTTCAATTATGAGTAGACAAAAAATAAGAGATAAACTTTCTTTTTATATTCCAGAAGATGATTGGGTAAAAGTCGCCAGTAAAACAGGTACTTTAGATAAAGTAGAACATGATGCTTCCATATTTAATTTTGCTAATAATAAATTTGTTTTAGTAGTTCTTTCCAAAAATTTACCGACAAATGCCTATGGTAATGTTACAATTGCTAAAGTTGCCAAAAAGATCTGTGGATTATAAAATTCATTAACCGAGGTGGAAAAAATGAAAATAACTGATATAAAATTATATCATCTTAGTGTGCCTTTAAAAAAACCATTTAAAACTTCATTAAGGACTGTTGAATCAGCTGAAGAAACAGTGGTAAAAATTATAACTGATAGTGGTTTGGTAGGTTTAGGTGAAGCGCCTCCAACTGCTGTGATTACAGGAGATATGAATGAAGGTATTAGAGGTTTAATAATGGGAAAGATAAAACCATTACTAATTGGAGAAAAAGCAGATAATCTTGATAGATTACATTATCTTTTAGAAGAATCAGCTGTTAATAATCATAGTGCTAAGGCGGCAATAGATATGGCTTTATATGATTTGTATGGTAAAATTTATGATGCGCCATTATATAAATTATTAGGTGGCTATCAAGATGAAATTATATCTGATTTAACAATTAGTGTAAATTCTCCGATTGAAATGAGTGAAGATGCTCTCCAGGCGGTAAAAGAGGGCTATAAAACGCTCAAGTTAAAAGTTGGTAAGGGGATAAATCTTGATTTAAAAAGGATAAGAGCTATAAGAGAAGCGGTTGGACCAGAAATAAAAATAAGATTAGATGCAAATCAGGGCTGGGAAGCAAAAGAAGCGGTTTATGCCATAAAAAAGATGGAAGAAGAAAATTTAAATATAGAATTGGTTGAACAGCCAGTAAAAGCAGCTGATTATAAAGGAATGAAATTTGTTCGGGATAATGTATTAACTCCTATTATGGCTGATGAAAGTTTATTTAGGGCAAAAGATTGTTTGAAACTTCTGGAGATGCAGGCCTGTGATTTAATAAATATTAAATTAATGAAAGCAGGAGGAATTTATAATGCACTTAAGATAAACTCTATTGCTGAAGCTTATGGTATAGAATCAATGTTAGGAAGTATGTTAGAAGCAAAGATTTCTGTAACTGCAGCGGCTCATCTGGCTGCAGCCAAAAAAAATATTACTCGCCTTGATCTGGATGCTCCAAGTTTATTGGCAGAAGATCCAGTTGATGGTGGAATAAAGATAAATGGACCGAAGATAATTTTGGCTGATGGTCCAGGATTGGGAATTAATAAAGTTAATAATTTAAAAGAATTATAATATTTATGTTTTTTGTTTTATTGGTACCTTCTCAGCCCACCTGTGAATTAGGGCACAGGTGGGTAAAATAAATAAATTTTATCATATTTGGGGTGTTAATTTGGCAGATAATAATCTTGTTAAAAAAAACAATAAAATAGGATATATAGCAGCTGTTTTATCAGCTATTTGTTTTGGTAGTGCAGGACTTTTTGTAAAATATATTTATAGTTTTGGTTTAAGTGCTGGAGAGATGTTGATTTTACAATATTTAATAGCTGTAGTAGTTTTATGGATAGGTTCTTATTATATTTATGGTTCCAGAATTATTATTTCCAGTAAATTACTAAAAAAAGTATTAATCCTTGGTGTATTTGGTAATACTTTTATGACTCTATTTTATTATAAATCTTTTATGTTTTTAGATGTAGCAGTTGCAACTATTCTTTTGTTTACCTATCCTATTTTAGTAACAATCTATTCATTTGTTTTTGGCAATGAAAAATTTGATAAAATTATTTTATTTTCGCTAATAATTGCTTTTACAGGAAGTTTTTTAGTTCTTGATTTATTTAATTATAATAGTAATGTAGAAAGTCTGGGGGTTATTTTTGGGATTTTAGGTGCTGTTTTTTATGCTTTTATGAATGTTTATTCTGAATCATTTTTGGATAAAATAGAGCCAATAATTTTGACTGCTTATGTTAATACTTTTTCCTTAATTACACTTATTATTTATTATCGGCCCTTTCATTTATTTAATTATAGTCTTGAGACTAAAGCCTGGTTGGGAATTTTAATGCTTGCTATTATTGCCGGTGTTTTACCTGTTGCTCTTTTATATACAGGTATTAAAAATATAGGGGCTGTAAAAGCTTCTATTATTGCAAATTTTGAAATTCCTGTATCGGCTATTTTATCTTATTTAGTTTACAATGAACGATTAAATTCTTTTCAAATGATAGGTATGTTTTTAGTTTTAATTGGAATTATTATTTTACAAAATAAGGATAAAATAATTAAAAAAATAAGAATTTAATTTTTTTTACCTTGTTATAAAAATAATTTTATTAAAAAATAAAAAATAAGAAGGAAATTTTATTATTGTATTGAATATAGTAATATATACATTTTAGTTATGGGAGGTGAGAAAAGCTTCTGATAATTAAATATTTTGAATATTTACTTTAATAAAAAAACGGGAGGTAATTTTTAATGCAAAGAAAAATAATATTTATTTTAAGTTTTCTGCTCATTTTTACTTTGACTACTGGAGTTATGGCTCAGGATGTCAATAGAGGAGGAATTGTTAGAGTAACAGCAAGTAAGCAGGGAGTGCTTGTTAAGAACTTTAATCCCTTTTCTCCAAATTCTTTACACATAACTTTTGGTGGTATTTATGAAACTTTAGTTTTTGCTAATTCTTATAAAGGTGAAATTGAACCATGGC is drawn from Halanaerobiales bacterium and contains these coding sequences:
- a CDS encoding serine hydrolase, with amino-acid sequence MKNELKKEISQYLKNRKGDYSLYYKDLLNEDELKINEDEIFLAASVIKIPIMIEYFRQLEAGTIDPNELFIIPSSKRVGGSGILSELRKDIKMSLSEMILLMIVLSDNTATNLVIEKLGINNINNFLENRNYDSCLKRKMMDYESRKKGIENYIKADEIGEILQDIYESNFSIISKKSCEKMFSIMSRQKIRDKLSFYIPEDDWVKVASKTGTLDKVEHDASIFNFANNKFVLVVLSKNLPTNAYGNVTIAKVAKKICGL
- a CDS encoding diaminopimelate decarboxylase; this translates as KKVLKEVNKYNYPLPELLLEPGRSIIGTAGTTLYEIGMIKEIENIKKYITINGGMSDNIRPSLYGAEYEAFLANKMNAEPEEEVSIAGKCCETGDILIKDIKLPVSKRGDILAVTCTGAYTYALSNNYNGIPRPAIVLVNEGEANLIVKRESYKDLIKNDVIPAGY
- a CDS encoding dipeptide epimerase, which gives rise to MKITDIKLYHLSVPLKKPFKTSLRTVESAEETVVKIITDSGLVGLGEAPPTAVITGDMNEGIRGLIMGKIKPLLIGEKADNLDRLHYLLEESAVNNHSAKAAIDMALYDLYGKIYDAPLYKLLGGYQDEIISDLTISVNSPIEMSEDALQAVKEGYKTLKLKVGKGINLDLKRIRAIREAVGPEIKIRLDANQGWEAKEAVYAIKKMEEENLNIELVEQPVKAADYKGMKFVRDNVLTPIMADESLFRAKDCLKLLEMQACDLINIKLMKAGGIYNALKINSIAEAYGIESMLGSMLEAKISVTAAAHLAAAKKNITRLDLDAPSLLAEDPVDGGIKINGPKIILADGPGLGINKVNNLKEL
- a CDS encoding DMT family transporter, with the protein product MADNNLVKKNNKIGYIAAVLSAICFGSAGLFVKYIYSFGLSAGEMLILQYLIAVVVLWIGSYYIYGSRIIISSKLLKKVLILGVFGNTFMTLFYYKSFMFLDVAVATILLFTYPILVTIYSFVFGNEKFDKIILFSLIIAFTGSFLVLDLFNYNSNVESLGVIFGILGAVFYAFMNVYSESFLDKIEPIILTAYVNTFSLITLIIYYRPFHLFNYSLETKAWLGILMLAIIAGVLPVALLYTGIKNIGAVKASIIANFEIPVSAILSYLVYNERLNSFQMIGMFLVLIGIIILQNKDKIIKKIRI
- a CDS encoding NlpC/P60 family protein; this encodes MSKLQKIKLAPGVKENMLKPEFWLADNKKNEVMTKKEINEFNKIIFEKAKEKGKEEEFCELSNYPDIITDKNLYSLMEDYSLPEKIKEKDYYNKNSKKISKKEKKELIKKTNLENIKKNIEVDFGIIVKRANVRSFPSSEIYAKSPETIDQDILQLTALSVGTSCAILHSSSDENWYFIQAKRYRGWVKRDKIAITENKKEALTYFDTERFLVVTESRVETEPNPFDRQISNILFQMGDKIPLVKNEDLPDSIPENNGQAQSPEGAYVIWLPVKGEKEKVKFKKALIARSNDLNEGYLSYTRENLVKQAYKLLGERYGWGGLYKRRDCSRFIMDVYRTVGIQIPRDAGFPQEEISAGKIYEFNGDLKNRREVLDKLEAGDPIYMKGHVMMYLGKEKGEHYLIHSGSGYGKYDKNGEYKAITVHGVFVMKAEQLMKSSENTYLESFKLAKKFLLEN